GAAGTCTCTAGctttatttatgtcggtagatgGTAGTTGACATTAATGTCGGTAGATAAGGTGGTGCGATCTCGTTCATCAGATGAATTCTAGGTTAATAGATGTAATAAGAGGGCCTCGAATATAAGAAGGGGTGTCCTCCCCCTCATTCATATCCATCCAATCCTTTTAGCAATATAAAGCTTTTTTCTTTCCAGAGCTTCTTTCTCTAgagactttctctctctatgattTGGGTAAGCAAGCGAGTGAGCGTTTGATCGAGCAAGGCTTAgcttaggtgatccaaaagaagCCTGAGTCACCGCGCGATCACGATCCCAATCggtcggcccgtgacacatgcatctCCGTCTCATTTTCTTTGCTTCACTCCTTCTCcctctcatttttttcattatctatCTCATTTTCTCTCATGATCTCAGGTAGGGCTTTTTACCCTAAAATTATAAGTTAATACTCACACCTTACAATATCCATATGTTTAGACTAAGAAACTCATTCCATCAATTTGTCCATATAATAAGCATTCACAACCAAGTAACAAAACAATGAAAGCTAAATAAAAACGAGTTATGAATATATACCTCACCAGAAGAAGCCATGAAGGTCATTAGACAAGCAATTGATCCTTTATGACCGCCTGTGTATCACCTTACAAGCTGCGGATAATTTAATATCCTCGAATTGCATGTTCAGCACTAACATTCAGACCACAAAATTGACAAAGGCTAAGCCTTCCGTGTTATCATTGAAAGTACTCTCATGACACCAGCCCATCCACCAAAAGCAACAAGTGGACCATCTCTAGCTGCAGATCTGGCCAGGAACTCCATACCGCGTCAAGCGAAAAAGCCAACAGAGATACTAGCACATATCAGCAGTCAAAATATGAAGAACAGCCAACAGACATTAATTCAttggtaagaaaaagaaaggaaaaacagtatAAGAGGTGACTGAGTGACTTGTGTTGTAAAAGCAAATTCCAATGGCCTATACAAATATTAATACTTGTCCTCCGAGTATTGGAAGACGTGAAACGGATTGGAGCCTAAAGtaagaataataaaaagaaggatATAAAATATATCACTGCAAACAAATGACGATTGACATCAATATGAAGATGTTATCCAAGACTTGCATAAGGAAATTTGACAAAACAACTTCCTGCAAGTAACAGTTCAACACCTACTATTATCTTTTGGAAATCTGATTGGGTCCAAATTTAGCAATATGTCCAATTGCACCACAAGGTCACACAGAATCCTAAATCAAAGTaatcaaaatcttaaaaaaacacaaagaaGATCGCCAACAAATATGATACCAAATTGACGAACACCGGTGATTGAACATTCTTTCCGTATGTAGAGAGATTTACGTTGCTATAAAGCTTGCATTTCCAATTTCGTGTGCTCACTGTTGTATGCAGAAGGTGGTGCAAAATCCTGGGCTTCACTCACGGAGTTCATCTCTTGAACAGGGGGAGGATTTACAGTAGTCATTGGCTGGACGACATTTTCTGAGAGCCGACCTTTCATCTCCCTGTGCTCCTGACACAGAGCGCACCAGTGCATGCAGCAATGCACCAAGCATGGATCACACGAGGAATTCTGCAGTCGTTAGTAGCGACGAGGAAATGGAAGGAGTCAGACAAGAGGACTAGAACTTTCTCGTCTAAGTAaaatgtgcaaaaaaaaaaaaaaaaaattccaaatgtACCAAGAAAAATGGTCAAATACTTTACTAATCAAGCTTGTTTAGCCTGCAAGAGAAATTACAGTCATGATGAGGCTATTGGCACCATTCGAGATAGAAACTTTGCTTAACAAGCAAACTATCTAATAAGGTATCTTTTGGAGACTCCCACAGCCctttctaaaataaataaattagcacCTTTCTTTAACATGTTGAAAGCATAGGACATCGCACACCTCTCACTTTAAGTATTCGTCATTTGTAATAAATCTAAATTCTGCATCCCCAGGAAAATGAGATTTTCCTCCAGAGAATAAACGGCAATTGTGTGCTACAGAATATACATGCCAACAAGTATTTGTGATCGGTGCACAGTGAAACAACTCCAGTCATAGCTACCAATATGCAATTAAATGTTTACGGGCAGATAAAAGCACATGGAAAAAGCTTGAAGTaccttcaaatgattatttcttCTGCAGTGATTGGCGAACAAGGCCAGTGTAAATGCCACACATCCGCCAAGCAAATATTAAGCCCTTACCAATGAGAAATGACGTATGAGGGTCAACGCAATTGAAGGCCGGTGTAGCTGCTGCTAGTGCAATGCCTCCTTCCACGAAAATGGCATGACAGACGCATGGAGTAGTCCAAGGAGTGCCCTCTGTCAAGCTCTTAACATTGCGACCGAACAGGACACAAGGGCACATTAGTCCAGTCCAGCCTGCATTGGAACTCATGCAATAAGCTTTTCCTTAACCAGCCTAAAATGCGATATGAGACAATCTGAAGAATAATCTAAGGCAAGGCACAAATGAATAAGCAAAGTATAGCCAAAGCAGCCCAGCAGAATGTTGTCACCAACTATCCATCGTTAATGCTTATTTCACAGTTCACAGGCTTACTCTGCCGCTAATTTTGGATGGaccttaattgaaatttaacAATCTTTTCCAACATTTCCTCAATTCGTTCACCAAGTCCGAGGGAAATCCCATTAATAATACCAGCTCAGTTCCCAAAGTAATTCAAGTGCTTCAATAATGGGCTCATGCATTTTGCGCCATTGTCGGATATTCATAAAACACAtacagcaaaaggaaaagacaatTTTGTTATCGAGACTATCTGAACACCATTTATTCATGCTTACAAATTGTTTTAGATCTTGCTCTCAAATGTGCAGATGGCTAGCATGTTTGGAATGAGGGATAACAAGATTCTCTATCATCCACTCACTGGACAACATTATGCAAAAGTTCAGTTATCCTTAAACTTACAACTTTGGCCGTCCAGCACAACCAAAATTCCAAGTTGTCCAATTTTCATCTGCAGGAGGCTCAAAGCTTTCAGGAAGAGGTTGTCCGCACTCGTGGCATTTGCGAACTTCCAACCGCACCAGTAAAACCAGTTTAGCATATGTCTACCTAGCCATTTATTCCTGACCTATCTAAGGCTTAAGGAAAGATTGCCAACATCGGCATCACATGAGCATCCATAAATGCCAGCATGCACCTTCCATATCCGACACCCCAATCAGAATAATCAAAAAAGGAAGCTCTGTACTCAAGACAAGAAATTTGGCGTTTTATTGAATGATGCTATGCTGTACATTTGTCgtttcaaaaggaaaacaaaacctcTACTCATCGTATTCACAGCAGGACATGCAGATCTCCAAGTCCAAAGAAGTCGTCGGCATTGAATCCACCGCCGACAGCTGAGTCCTCCGGCGAAGTCGAGGGACCTTTCCGGCCGCCGTCCACCTCGCCGTCCTCCAACAGATTCAGGAACCCATCCGGGTCAAACCCATTATCCTCAAGGTCGCCGTCCTCCGATAGATTCAGCAACTCGTCCGGATCAAACCCTTGATACTCAAGATCGGAGCTCGTGGGGGTCGACGCCGCTCCAAAACTTCCACCGCCGGCAGCATCAGATATGTGACCCTCCAGATCGGAGAGCGCCGGGGTGGACTCCACTGCGGAaattccgccgccgccggccgagtTCTCGGGCGGAATCAAGAGACAgttgccgccgccgttgcccgtcgccgtcgccgtccgtcAAGAGATCTGAGAGCGCTGGCCATTGGCCTAAACCCTCGAAAAGCGCATCAATCTCCTCCGCGCTCAGAATGCGAGATTCGCCGCCACCGACCCCGACTTGGGATGCTTCCTCCTCCAAAGATTTCAATTTATCGCGCGCGCAGTCGCGGACGGCTTCGTACTTCAAGATCAGGGACTCGAGATCCTCCTCGGTTGCGCAAGCCTCCCACTCCGTTTCCATCCAGTCCGCCCACTGGGTCAGGCCCATCGGCGGGGtcacgtcgccgtcgccgtcgcagtcGCTGTGGCGGAGGTAGTCGCCAATAATCTCATCGGCCGATGGGTCGCCGAAAGAGTAGGGCTTGCCGGCGGGGGAGAAGACAAGGACGGCGGTGCGAGCGCCGCAGAGGCGGCAGAGCTGGGAGGCCTTATTGAAGAGGCCCTTGCGCCTCTTGGAGTAGGTCACGAGCCGGGCAGCCGGGTCGGCGATCTCGGCTATTTCCGTTCGCCGGCGCTTACCCATCAACGGCGGAGTTCGCTAGACACTGGTTTTCtcggagagaaagagagagagagagaatgggtaGAACGAGTTTGCTGGTTCCTTGgtttctgagagagagagagagagagagagagagagaatgaaggtGAAGAGGAATGGAGTTTGGGATTGCAGAGAGGGATGGAAGGAGGGACGGCGAGGacgaggagaggagaggagaggagagggaaaTTTCTGAGATTCGAAATCTCGACGACGATTAGAGGCGGCAAGGCAAAAGCTCCGTTGCAGCAGGTGGCGAATGACGCCGTTGTCCTCCTCCTGGCCGGCTGTCCTGGCGGCCCTCGGAGGACAGGAACGACAATTCGTCGCCGTTCCGGCGTTGTCCATCGCGGAAGAGATAGAGAAGAGGGAGATGAGCGATCTGCCGTTGATTAAGACGCGTATTATTTCAACGATAAACGATTTCTGATTACGACAGATATTTCCTAATATATATAACTTGCtcaattcctcaattttttagaaggaaatattaaaaaagtagatatgaaattgtaatatatattgaaatatattgagatGACTCGAAACCTctaatccttttttcttttttttaaccataaccttttaactacaaaaagaaatagaaagaaaagttcACCTCCCCTTCctaaaatttgaaggttttggcatgcaattttatccaattcgtgaaaaaatgttattttcctaaaatcatATTGCATCGCTAAAAATTAgacaattataattttttattattatgaacACTATTATTTAATCatatatttgtcatttttaacGAAAGCATATATGgtagctaatttttttaaacaatacaaaagatcatatttttttggaaatattttataaattagtcCATTTTTTAAAGCCATGACCTTTTCactatagtaaaaaaaataaatgaaaagtttagcTCCCTTCCTTGAATTTGAGATCGACATTTTTAGCTGAGCGACTTATTTGATTCATCACGTAAAGTGTGCAAAGACAGTAATTTCATTATGTTACAATATATCCATCCACAAAAAATGCAAGTAACTGactaaatcatttttcatgaaatagaGAAAGGATAGCCGTTTGTTAATGATGCATATATTTTGCAAGAACtaagtaatttgaaattttttttcctaaaattaatatTGTATcactaaaaaattatacaaatgcaaaatattttcgTGATCAACGCAATTACTAGATCATAGATAAGTTGTTGTTAATGAAATGTATAtgttgactaatttttctaaaaaaataaaagatcaaagttatgaaaataatttataaattattcatttttcatcatggAAGCGCACTTTGAATCTATAGTctcaaaagaatgaaaatgtataataaattatattatatccCATCGCTTCACCTCATGTCAAATTTACCCAATCATAGCTTATGAATGAAAAATGGGAAATCCATATTCTCGTGGTCTAACCTCATGACAGATTTTGTTGATTTAAAACATCATGTAAAAGCTTATGAATGACTTGTCCTATATTAGGCTACCGTACAACTTCAAATGTTAGAGAAGAACGCGGAGAATGGCTCAATATGACATGTTTTAGTAATGCTCAAATTTGTGTATCATACATTGTAAGTTTTTTTGGTTAAGAGTGATTTGAATGAATCGATAAAAGGTTATGCTCTCACAAAACATGCGTTTCCCTCCTCAAAATATGTGAAACAACATttgacaaaattgattttggagaaCAACACCACGTTTGTTAAGGATCACAGgtaccccctctctctctcctccctttattTGCTGCTGCTGTTTCTGGTGTTGGAGCACACGCTTGCTTTCTTCCTCACGTGGCATGGTATTCCTCCCGCCACTGAAGAGAGGAGATGGGCTGATGCCACGTGGAAGGTCCTTCCGTGTCCTTGTAATAAAATGCACTCGAAGAGTGGCGTCGAGGTGGGGCCCACAGTGTGGTATGATTCTATCCGTACTCACGAGCCACTTTCTCCGACTTCACCACGAAAAATTGcagactaaattgaatatatgaAAGTTTTATTTCGCAAAATATAAATCATCTGAAAAATCTTATACCGTTTGAAATTATTAatagattatatatattttgatcagAAACAATAAATATATGtctaaactttttcatatacaataaaattatttttcgttgATTCATTTGTACAATTGATATAAATGTTCATCTTTGGAATtaagaactttttttctttttacaaaagaaatatatatctAAACTTTTTTGTATACAATAAAGTTATatttcattgattcatttttacaattgatttaAATGTTCATCTTTGGaattaagaactttttctttttacaaatcattcacattgaacaaatccaAAGAATGATATAAAAGATTTGATTTAAGCCAACACTATCATGATCACAAGACCACCAACTTATTAGAAAATGGCGTCACAGGAGATGCTCTAGTCAAAATTTTATACTCATGGAAGCAAAAAGATAATTGGGGATGAAAAAATGACTTGAATCggtattttgttttgaaaaataagataataGATCATTAATGACCAATATTGTTTtctcgttttttattttttttattttctgtttctttttttcatttttcctttggtATGTCACCACCTTTCAGGCCAAtgtcctatatatatatatatatatatatatatatatatatatatatatatatatatgggagagtgtgtgtgtgtgtgtgtggcgTGTGCGTGCACCCACATAATTGGTGAGGGTATAAGGATGACCATCGAGCGAAACGGACTTGAAAGAAGGAACAACTTTgcattgttgttgatgatgattCATGGGCAAACTTTGTACCTTTATCAAGtcacttgaaaatgatataTAGAAATACTAATATTAATGGACACACCCGTATAAAAAAAGATTACATAATTTTGCCActtagaaaattaataattcgacaaaataaaaaagcacaaatgctattattttgttttcaaagaACTATAAGCTTTTAAAATTAAT
The nucleotide sequence above comes from Eucalyptus grandis isolate ANBG69807.140 chromosome 2, ASM1654582v1, whole genome shotgun sequence. Encoded proteins:
- the LOC120290589 gene encoding MADS-box transcription factor 50-like; translated protein: MGKRRRTEIAEIADPAARLVTYSKRRKGLFNKASQLCRLCGARTAVLVFSPAGKPYSFGDPSADEIIGDYLRHSDCDGDGDVTPPMGLTQWADWMETEWEACATEEDLESLILKYEAVRDCARDKLKSLEEEASQVGVGGGESRILSAEEIDALFEGLGQWPALSDLLTDGDGDGQRRRQLFGAASTPTSSDLEYQGFDPDELLNLSEDGDLEDNGFDPDGFLNLLEDGEVDGGRKGPSTSPEDSAVGGGFNADDFFGLGDLHVLL